From Penicillium psychrofluorescens genome assembly, chromosome: 6, one genomic window encodes:
- a CDS encoding uncharacterized protein (ID:PFLUO_008947-T1.cds;~source:funannotate) — translation MSIKSGSTFGDKFANFNIFQATYKQVGGHHIRADLIIPKTLSANGPRPVIARFHGGGLTRGDSIYADWFPLWVLELAQTHGAIIASANYRFMPEATGVQILEDVDDFWSWLHSNSLKEELASQPTPIELDLDRVIAAGDSAGGLLSIYLALTYPDQLRAGTAQYPQLAYDKPNIYPPTRSSLDREVPESYIDEYVATLQPGACESSDLECKRADLSFAISRYRRGRGFYVHDSESSPRRDRLFQLPRLDLPDARLPRGGLVIIHGIDDDAVMPAASERFVNRAKVALKGRPGGDKVVLCLRPGGHGFDVNASVQEKWLEEALEKALEAWLE, via the exons ATGTCAATCAAGTCAGGCTCAACTTTTGGCGACAAGTTCGCCAACTTTAATATCTTCCAAGCCACCTACAAACAAGTAGGTGGCCACCATATTCGCGCCGACCTGATCATCCCCAAAACATTATCGGCCAATGGACCACGTCCGGTGATTGCCCGCTTCCACGGCGGAGGTTTG ACCCGAGGCGATTCCATCTACGCCGACTGGTTCCCATTGTGGGTATTAGAGCTTGCGCAGACACACGGCGCTATCATTGCGTCGGCCAACTACCGGTTCATGCCCGAGGCAACGGGTGTTCAAATCCTAGAGGATGTCGACGACTTTTGGTCATGGCTACATTCTAACAGCTTGAAGGAGGAATTGGCCTCTCAGCCAACCCCCATTgagctcgacctcgaccgGGTCATTGCAGCGGGCGACTCGGCAGGCGGCCTGCTCAGCATCTACCTCGCCCTCACCTACCCCGACCAGCTCCGTGCTGGCACAGCGCAGTATCCTCAGCTCGCTTATGACAAGCCGAACATCTACCCTCCAACACGGAGTTCCTTGGATCGCGAAGTGCCGGAGTCATACATTGACGAATATGTCGCGACTCTCCAGCCGGGAGCCTGCGAGTCCTCTGATCTGGAGTGTAAACGGGCGGATCTGTCATTTGCAATTTCCCGGTATCGCCGAGGTCGTGGATTCTACGTCCATGACTCGGAATCATCGCCGCGTCGGGATCGGCTTTTCCAGCTCCCACGGCTTGATCTGCCCGATGCACGATTGCCGCGGGGTGGCCTGGTGATTATTCACGGCATAGATGACGATGCTGTTATGCCAGCGGCGAGTGAGCGGTTTGTGAACAGGGCTAAAGTGGCCTTGAAAGGGCGCCCCGGCGGTGACAAGGTAGTTTTGTGTCTGCGTCCAGGAGGGCATGGGTTCGATGTGAATGCGTCAGTGCAGGAGAAATGGCTGGAagaggcgctggagaaggcatTAGAGGCGTGGCTGGAGTAG